The region CCAAATATGCTATGAGATTTGGTTACAGTCGATGTAAGAAACagagaacgaaataaatatttcacatgAATACAAGTTTTCGCAAAAGCCTTTTATTGTAGTCATGATATCGGTCATCCaatgaatggaaaatgaaGTTCAGTCGTCGTTCCCACAGCTCGGCTTCCTACTTTTCGAGCGGAGCATAATTTAGCAGTTTCTCAATCAGGTCAACGTGTCCAAGCAACATTCGACGACAGCAATATCTCTTCAAACCCAGAGCATCCAGTGCATCGCTGAAACAATATAGTTATTTACTTTCAAAAAAGGTTAGGTTTTATATCAGTCTACCAGGATATCTGTATCTGGATTCTTACCCTTCTGTGTATTCTGCCTGCAATAGTCCTAAATACGCCTCCCATTTGTTGCCAATTACTTTGCCACAGGTAAAACAACGTACTGGGATAATCATTTTATATTACAAAACGTTACCTTGAGTTGTTAGCAACTCCTCAACAACGTACTTACAGTATATCATAGTTATGAGTACGCCTGTGCAAGTCTTGGATCAGTGCGGTTGCGTTACGAACTACCATGAAACTTCGGCAGTTACACCGCTCAATACTGCTCGACCGGTATTCGACTACCTAGTCGACCTTCTTGGACAACGAATTCTGAATTCGTTGTTCTCGGACAAACCGAAGACCGGAAATGCTTCTGCAGATCCAAGACCGGAAATGCTTCTGCAGATCCAAGACCGGAAATGCTTCTGCAGATCCCAGACCGGAAATGCTTCTGCAGATCCAAGACCGGATGTGCTTCGAGAGAGCTTTTCATCGACACT is a window of Athalia rosae chromosome 8, iyAthRosa1.1, whole genome shotgun sequence DNA encoding:
- the LOC105688156 gene encoding DNA-directed RNA polymerases I, II, and III subunit RPABC5; this translates as MIIPVRCFTCGKVIGNKWEAYLGLLQAEYTEGDALDALGLKRYCCRRMLLGHVDLIEKLLNYAPLEK